A window from Telopea speciosissima isolate NSW1024214 ecotype Mountain lineage chromosome 8, Tspe_v1, whole genome shotgun sequence encodes these proteins:
- the LOC122670554 gene encoding DEAD-box ATP-dependent RNA helicase 22 gives MMYRHASLIQYYRLSSSPYRLPVSPFKAFHSSPLTSSSSSLSYSSSTTTATSTSSSVGVLFWIKPLKHHRRRTRAFGTTAAAAIEDGRQSDSFFAEEGVSWKSIGISDQLSRALSNAGLQKPSLVQAACIPCVFSGKDVVVAAETGSGKTHGYLVPLMDKLRSTLDSTGNSDGDQTSNQTHGLSLVLCPNVTLCEQVVRMANCLRDDNGELLLRVAAICGRQGWPVAQPHILVSTPAALLNYLYAIDPEKHRRSDFIRRVKYVVFDEADMLLCGSFQNQVIRLINMLRFEEKLVSQIKGYLRKNPRELNAESQVNSEPEDIEGLQPDFVHEDEEDTDAEDGAECLTVDTEAAPSRGKDWRRVRKIYERSKQYIFVAATLPVNGKKTAGGVLKRMFPDASWVSGTYLHCHNPRLEQRWTKVTVETQVDVLIDAVKQGFKSEALGSDAGVNRTMVFANTVDAVESIAKILRQVGVECVCYHRNSSLEDRTKNLNDFLERGGVLVCTDAAARGIDIPNVSHVVQAEFATSAVDFLHRIGRTARAGLSGVVTSLYTDSNQDLVAAVRQAGKLDQPVEKAFSRKRGFRNKLKKGLMSVRDVPSVGDKVLA, from the exons atgatgtatCGTCACGCTTCATTGATTCAATATTACAGGCTTTCATCATCTCCATATCGTCTCCCCGTCTCTCCCTTCAAGGCTTTTCATTCTTCTCcgctcacttcttcgtcttcctccttatcttattcttcttctactactactgctacttccacttcttcttcagTGGGGGTTTTGTTTTGGATAAAACCGTTGAAACATCACCGTAGACGAACCAGGGCTTTTGGAacaactgctgctgctgctattgaAGATGGAAGGCAAAGCGACAGCTTCTTTGCTGAGGAAGGTGTCTCCTGGAAATCTATTGGTATTTCCGACCAGCTTTCACGAGCCCTCTCAAATGCTGGCCTCCAGAAGCCCTCCCTCGTTCAG GCTGCTTGTATACCATGTGTGTTCTCAGGAAAGGACGTGGTGGTTGCTGCAGAGACTGGTAGTGGTAAAACACATGGATACTTGGTTCCCCTGATGGATAAGTTACGCAGTACACTTGATTCTACTGGGAATAGTGACGGTGATCAAACGTCAAATCAAACCCATGGGCTTTCTCTTGTTCTTTGCCCTAATGTGACGCTATGTGAGCAAGTGGTTCGCATGGCTAACTGTCTTCGTGATGATAATGGTGAGCTGCTTCTGAGAGTCGCAGCTATCTGTGGACGGCAG GGGTGGCCAGTTGCACAACCACATATCCTTGTTTCAACACCAGCTGCTCTTCTAAATTATCTTTATGCAATTGACCCCGAAAAACACCGCCGTTCTGACTTTATACGCCGTGTGAAATATGTG GTGTTTGATGAAGCAGATATGCTGCTCTGTGGAAGCTTTCAGAATCAAGTCATCCGTCTCATAAACATGCTCCGGTTTGAAGAAAAGCTTGTGTCTCAGATAAAAGGTTATCTACGTAAGAATCCACGGGAATTAAATGCTGAATCACAAGTGAATTCTGAACCGGAAGACATTGAAGGGCTGCAACCTGACTTTGTTCATGAAGACGAGGAAGATACAGATGCTGAAGATGGTGCTGAGTGTCTAACGGTGGACACTGAAGCTGCACCCAGCCGGGGAAAAGACTGGAGGAGGGTTAGAAAAATTTATGAACGCAGTAAGCAGTACATTTTTGTTGCAGCTACGCTTCCAGTAAACGGTAAGAAGACTGCTGGTGGAGTGTTGAAACGAATGTTTCCTGATGCCAGTTGGGTTAGTGGAACCTATCTTCATTGTCACAATCCCAG ATTAGAACAGAGGTGGACTAAAGTTACAGTTGAAACACAGGTGGATGTGCTTATAGATGCTGTGAAACAGGGTTTTAAGTCTGAAGCTTTGGGTTCTGATGCTGGTGTAAATCGGACCATGGTGTTTGCAAATACTGTTGATGCTGTTGAATCCATAGCTAAGATATTGCGTCAAGTTGGAGTTGAATGCGTTTGTTATCATAGAAACAGCTCTTTGGAGGACCGTACAAAAAATTTGAATGATTTTCTGGAGAGAGGTGGTGTGCTTGTTTGCACTGATGCTGCTGCACGTGGTATTGACATACCGAATGTTTCTCATGTTGTTCAG GCGGAATTTGCAACTTCTGCTGTAGATTTCTTGCATAGGATTGGTCGTACAGCAAGAGCTGGTCTATCTGGAGTTGTCACGAGTTTGTACACGGATTCCAACCAGGATCTTGTTGCAGCAGTACGTCAAGCAGGGAAGCTGGATCAGCCTGTG GAGAAGGCATTCAGCAGAAAAAGGGGCTTCCGCAACAAGCTTAAGAAAG GCTTGATGAGTGTCAGAGATGTGCCAAGTGTTGGAGACAAGGTTCTAGCATAA